Proteins from one Candidatus Zixiibacteriota bacterium genomic window:
- a CDS encoding BatA domain-containing protein, translating to MNFINPLLLLFAAAASVPLLLHLFNKQRVKIVEFSTVKYLLSLQKTRMRQIKIRQILLLILRTLALLMIALAFARPTIEGGYLPALGGKTTTTAVILLDISGSCASETNSGSFFERGIEKLQSILANFTEKEKVTVLAFGSVIEYDSGEPTSDFEHLGEFIKTIHPGSAAAAPEVAFARATEILKSATDPNLEIYLISDLQGDAWRNFEFQSIQAERLDIKLFITRTSLAGITNSAVEQVVFPNQIITAGRAFTVQGEVGNLQSKEPAELLVSLDVNDRRIAQTDLSVPPAGSGRVSFDYTPTEPGFLYGQIAIDDDDLLADNRAHFAMRIPSGSKIALIAEDDREAFYIKSALAPSESQSLSKTVQVIGPLQAATTNLLDYDAVIVNLKSGAPPQALVSTLRNYLNTGGAALFLMRPALDFAGFSNEVTEAFFGLEVLEAPPIAAAGGNYLLNNFDYAHPLFSPYRSFTADKRPQAEFTGHFKTRESARSTVLARFSDNSPAVLEANVGKGKALLYTFSFDEGYSDLVFRPLSVIMLNRSIEYLVSEPLNQRENLIAGTDITRELGPQTARQFQLVTPAGDSLQVSAAIRAGAVVFSLGRLQHTGVYRILGDGQVVDAFAVNFPPAESVPEYSEPESVGAKVAGTKVIVLDNDGSPTEAISAARFGTELWKLFLLFGFIFLLVEMAVAYSARQPEVSAG from the coding sequence ATGAACTTCATTAACCCCCTCCTGTTGCTCTTCGCGGCTGCGGCCTCGGTTCCGCTTTTGCTGCATCTGTTCAACAAACAACGCGTCAAGATTGTCGAGTTCTCAACTGTCAAGTATCTACTGTCGCTGCAGAAGACCCGTATGCGGCAGATCAAGATCCGCCAGATTCTCCTTCTGATCCTCCGCACCCTGGCCCTGTTGATGATCGCCCTCGCCTTCGCGCGCCCGACCATCGAAGGCGGTTATCTGCCGGCGCTCGGCGGCAAGACCACCACGACCGCCGTGATTCTGCTCGATATCTCCGGCTCGTGCGCCTCGGAAACCAATTCCGGCAGTTTCTTTGAGCGTGGCATCGAGAAACTCCAGTCGATTCTTGCAAACTTCACCGAGAAGGAGAAAGTCACCGTGCTCGCCTTCGGTTCCGTGATCGAATACGATTCCGGTGAGCCGACCTCCGATTTCGAACACCTCGGCGAGTTTATCAAGACGATCCATCCGGGAAGCGCTGCGGCCGCGCCCGAAGTCGCCTTCGCCCGCGCCACCGAAATTCTCAAATCCGCCACCGACCCGAATCTCGAGATCTACTTGATTAGCGATCTCCAGGGTGATGCCTGGCGCAATTTTGAATTCCAATCGATCCAGGCCGAACGGCTCGACATCAAGCTTTTCATCACTCGCACCTCATTGGCCGGCATCACTAATTCTGCCGTCGAGCAGGTCGTCTTCCCCAATCAGATCATCACCGCCGGCCGCGCCTTTACCGTGCAGGGCGAAGTCGGCAATCTTCAAAGCAAAGAGCCGGCGGAACTGCTGGTCTCGCTCGATGTCAACGACCGCCGCATCGCCCAAACGGACCTGTCGGTCCCGCCGGCCGGTTCCGGCCGCGTCAGCTTCGATTACACGCCGACCGAACCCGGTTTCCTCTACGGTCAGATCGCGATCGATGACGACGATCTCCTCGCCGACAACCGCGCCCACTTCGCCATGCGCATCCCCTCCGGCAGCAAGATCGCTCTGATTGCCGAGGACGACCGCGAGGCCTTCTACATCAAGAGCGCTCTGGCTCCCAGTGAAAGTCAGAGTCTGTCCAAGACGGTTCAGGTAATCGGCCCCTTGCAGGCCGCCACCACGAATCTGCTCGACTACGACGCCGTAATCGTCAATCTCAAATCCGGCGCGCCCCCGCAGGCGCTGGTTTCGACGTTGCGCAACTACCTCAACACCGGCGGTGCCGCGCTCTTCTTGATGCGCCCGGCACTCGACTTCGCCGGCTTCAGCAATGAAGTTACCGAAGCGTTCTTCGGCCTTGAGGTCCTCGAAGCGCCTCCCATCGCGGCCGCCGGAGGCAATTACCTGCTTAACAATTTTGACTACGCCCACCCGCTCTTTTCGCCCTACCGCAGTTTCACCGCCGACAAACGTCCGCAGGCGGAGTTCACCGGACACTTCAAAACCCGTGAGTCCGCTCGATCCACCGTGCTCGCACGTTTCTCCGATAATTCACCTGCCGTCCTCGAAGCCAACGTCGGCAAGGGCAAGGCGCTGCTCTATACCTTCAGCTTTGATGAAGGTTACTCCGATCTCGTCTTCCGCCCGCTCTCGGTCATCATGCTTAATCGCTCCATCGAGTATCTCGTGTCCGAGCCGCTCAATCAGCGCGAAAACCTGATCGCCGGCACCGACATCACCCGCGAACTCGGCCCGCAGACCGCGCGCCAGTTCCAGCTCGTTACACCGGCCGGTGACTCGCTCCAGGTATCCGCCGCCATTCGCGCCGGCGCTGTCGTCTTCAGCCTCGGGCGGCTCCAGCACACCGGAGTCTATCGCATTCTCGGTGACGGTCAGGTTGTTGATGCCTTCGCTGTGAATTTCCCCCCGGCCGAATCCGTCCCCGAATACAGCGAGCCTGAAAGCGTCGGCGCCAAAGTTGCTGGCACCAAAGTGATCGTGCTCGATAATGACGGCAGCCCCACCGAGGCAATTTCCGCCGCCCGCTTCGGCACCGAACTTTGGAAGCTCTTCTTGTTGTTCGGCTTCATCTTCTTGCTGGTGGAAATGGCGGTGGCCTACTCGGCGCGCCAACCGGAGGTAAGTGCTGGTTGA
- a CDS encoding ABC-F family ATP-binding cassette domain-containing protein, translating to MIYLQLSGIHKTFNEDHLLRGIDLQVVKGEKYGLVGPNGTGKTTIIKIALGLLHPDQGTVMLNGQCKVGYVSQEDEIASNYSLFLSMLESYAELLELKSRMEALESVIAAGNPSDLEKYGELQHEWEVRGGYTLDDTIKSTLLGLGFSENDFHRPISSFSGGERNRAALAKVLLRQPDLLFLDEPTNHLDIESTIWLENYLQTFAGALIVVSHDRVFLDHVVNKIVELDQGRLELYHGNFTAYCEERAERRRLQLKKYLHQQAEIARIEDFIVRNIAGQKTKQAQSRRLALSKLERLAAPSADSKKAVIRMTASRRSYQSILRVEDLSFAYGERVLFAEATFEIERGDKVALIGRNGTGKTTLVKAILGEIECKDGSIEIGRNVDYEYFDQELAMLNPEETVLDTVWNIQPQWDAFKLRSHLARFLFFGDDVFKQVKLLSGGEKKKLALAWLLALPANFLILDEPTNHLDIGSREVLEEALREFDGTVLFISHDRFFLESVASRILALEDTRLIDFDGKYSQYVERKKAQSWATPDDEKLQKRDSYKEERRQKNLATSRKRRIKELETEIAVVEAHLERIQADLLDERFAADWQKLSDLGVQQRQTQEQLDKCFWEYYQLLDEDKTADR from the coding sequence TTGATCTATCTCCAACTCTCCGGGATTCACAAAACCTTTAACGAAGACCACCTGCTGCGCGGCATCGACCTCCAGGTCGTCAAGGGTGAAAAATACGGCCTCGTCGGTCCGAACGGCACCGGCAAGACCACAATCATCAAAATCGCCCTCGGACTGCTCCATCCCGATCAGGGCACCGTCATGCTCAACGGCCAGTGCAAGGTCGGCTACGTCTCGCAGGAGGACGAAATCGCCTCCAATTATTCGCTCTTTCTCTCGATGCTCGAGTCCTATGCGGAACTGCTCGAACTCAAGAGTCGCATGGAAGCGCTCGAATCCGTCATCGCCGCCGGCAATCCCTCCGATCTCGAAAAGTACGGCGAACTCCAGCACGAGTGGGAAGTACGCGGCGGCTATACTCTCGACGATACGATCAAGTCGACCTTGCTCGGCCTCGGCTTCAGCGAAAACGACTTCCATCGCCCGATCTCCAGCTTCTCCGGCGGCGAACGCAACCGCGCCGCGCTGGCCAAGGTACTTCTGCGGCAGCCCGACTTGCTCTTCCTCGACGAACCGACCAACCATCTCGACATCGAATCCACCATCTGGCTGGAAAACTACTTGCAGACTTTCGCCGGTGCGCTCATCGTCGTTTCGCACGACCGCGTCTTCCTCGATCACGTCGTCAACAAGATCGTCGAACTCGATCAAGGTCGCCTCGAGCTGTACCACGGCAATTTCACCGCCTATTGCGAGGAACGTGCCGAGCGTCGCCGTCTGCAACTGAAGAAGTATCTCCACCAGCAGGCCGAAATCGCTCGCATCGAGGACTTCATCGTCCGTAACATCGCCGGCCAGAAGACCAAGCAAGCACAATCACGCCGCCTCGCGCTCTCCAAGCTTGAGCGCCTGGCTGCTCCCTCGGCCGATTCCAAGAAGGCCGTCATCCGCATGACCGCCTCGCGCCGCTCGTATCAGTCCATCCTGCGCGTCGAGGACCTCAGCTTCGCCTATGGCGAGCGCGTGCTCTTCGCTGAGGCCACCTTCGAGATCGAGCGCGGCGACAAGGTCGCCCTCATCGGCCGCAACGGCACCGGCAAGACCACGTTGGTCAAGGCGATCCTCGGCGAGATCGAATGCAAAGACGGGAGCATCGAAATCGGGCGCAACGTCGACTACGAGTATTTCGATCAGGAACTGGCGATGCTCAACCCCGAAGAGACCGTGCTCGACACTGTCTGGAACATCCAGCCGCAGTGGGATGCCTTCAAACTCCGCAGCCATCTCGCGCGCTTCCTCTTCTTCGGCGACGATGTCTTCAAACAGGTCAAGCTGCTCTCCGGCGGCGAGAAAAAGAAACTCGCGCTTGCCTGGCTGCTGGCGCTGCCTGCGAATTTCCTCATCCTCGACGAACCGACTAATCACCTCGACATCGGCTCGCGCGAGGTGCTTGAGGAAGCCCTGCGCGAATTCGACGGCACCGTTCTCTTTATCAGCCACGACCGTTTCTTCCTCGAATCAGTCGCTTCGCGCATTCTTGCCCTCGAAGACACCCGCCTGATCGACTTTGACGGCAAGTACTCGCAATACGTCGAACGCAAGAAAGCGCAGTCCTGGGCTACCCCCGACGACGAGAAACTACAGAAGCGCGACTCCTACAAAGAAGAGCGTCGCCAGAAAAACCTCGCCACCTCGCGCAAGCGCCGCATCAAGGAACTCGAAACGGAAATCGCGGTCGTTGAAGCGCACCTTGAGCGCATCCAGGCCGACCTCCTCGATGAACGCTTCGCTGCCGACTGGCAAAAACTCTCCGATCTTGGCGTCCAACAACGACAGACGCAGGAGCAGCTTGATAAATGCTTCTGGGAATACTATCAATTGCTCGATGAAGACAAAACTGCTGATCGTTAA
- a CDS encoding 2-phosphosulfolactate phosphatase — translation MVVKLYFTPQPLTDAKLRGRIAVVIDVLRASTSICTAIQNGCREIVPVGAPGDAAAMRANLDRAKVLLCGERDGHKVEGFDLGNSPSEYAEEVVNDKVLIFASTNGSRAILKCAPAIQTMICGFVNLSLVAETILTAQKDVAIVCAGRQGNFSLEDTFCGGALIDKLASSGGFQVDNDAAQVAHMWYKNQTDSIEAVVSRADHARYLREIGYGADIITACAVDSVRVVPILAGNKVVDLQRQKVEGTV, via the coding sequence ATGGTTGTTAAACTCTATTTCACGCCGCAGCCGCTGACTGACGCCAAGCTGCGCGGACGCATTGCTGTCGTTATCGACGTGCTGCGCGCCTCCACTTCCATCTGCACCGCCATCCAAAACGGCTGCCGCGAAATCGTCCCGGTCGGCGCCCCCGGCGACGCCGCCGCCATGCGCGCCAATCTCGACCGCGCCAAGGTGCTCCTCTGCGGCGAACGCGACGGCCACAAGGTCGAAGGCTTCGACCTTGGCAACTCGCCGTCGGAATATGCCGAGGAGGTGGTCAACGACAAGGTGCTGATCTTTGCCTCCACCAACGGCTCGCGCGCCATCCTCAAGTGCGCGCCTGCCATCCAGACGATGATCTGCGGTTTTGTCAATCTGTCCCTCGTCGCCGAGACGATTCTGACTGCACAAAAAGACGTCGCCATCGTCTGTGCCGGCAGACAGGGAAATTTCTCCCTCGAGGACACCTTCTGCGGCGGCGCTCTGATCGACAAGCTCGCTTCTTCCGGCGGCTTTCAGGTCGACAACGATGCGGCCCAGGTGGCTCATATGTGGTATAAGAATCAGACCGACTCGATCGAAGCTGTCGTCAGCCGCGCCGATCACGCGCGCTACCTGCGCGAGATCGGTTACGGCGCCGACATCATCACCGCCTGCGCCGTCGACTCGGTCCGCGTCGTGCCGATCCTGGCCGGCAACAAGGTTGTAGACTTGCAGAGACAGAAAGTCGAGGGAACCGTTTGA
- a CDS encoding thrombospondin type 3 repeat-containing protein: MAARGSICFIDQSSSSQGKNCYAIIRRIGICGKFQLTKCTGEGYFWINTTDPPRESGTSLGVAARGGRGLLCHRPAIKAVSSGGICCTLTTHISYREDVMSQARCWLVVAIATAMAAGIFSGFSPGAMALPNVIVNASPPMTEQHNSSVAVSETVPGVAYAVWTEFPPPGFGTSLIGYAPTLTGGAAWAPAVIPATPPYPFEWNPSVSAHPGGAFFAVAAAYGAAPPWVSPNQILIHPSAGGGGPFAAGVPVSPVNAPGGNWFDYPNLEVDAFPMNPPMAVGTIHTAWVEYLNVNGIDADGNGNPFDDPGGDGYTIWYSYSRTAAGPAPIYPAFSVPVALIGGPVSGNGMAAHRPSVAVMGPPGNGVIPPGGVYVAWTDGVTAFITGAPGLGAAFGPVAVISPIVPIPPVIAPGVSATTNISIAVAPAASPCPGTVFAVWAGINAADIDIWFSSSPNGLPGTWLPPVRVNQDPVGNGRDQWAPKITVDPGGRIMVTYYDRRNDPANVMKQTWISVSANCGVTWTDCLLSSVPPLVPASTFPLPPAPITIGHYLGSDFNAINPFLATWNDERVTGIDQDIWSETVPTCFPDTDGDGIPDISDNCPTIPNPGQADGDGDGVGDVCDNCPTTPNVGQTDGDGDGVGDVCDNCPTTPNVGQADGDGDGVGDVCDNCPTTPNVGQADGDGDGVGDVCDNCPTTPNVGQADGDGDGVGDVCDNCPTVPNVGQADGDSDSVGDVCDNCPATPNPGQGDGDSDGVGDVCDNCPTISNTSQTDADADLVGDACDNCPTTPNPGQANADGDPFGDACDNCPSVSNPGQADGDGDGRGNACDNCPAKVNPFQEDVDGDAVGDSCDNCLTVPNPSQADSDADGIGDACDSSSCVCIPGDADGNGMHTISDAVFLINYIFAGGPTPCNGDADCNCAVSISDAVYLINYIFAGGPAPCTCAVYITLCP, encoded by the coding sequence ATGGCCGCGAGGGGCAGTATCTGTTTCATCGATCAGTCCTCATCGAGTCAGGGCAAGAATTGCTATGCGATTATACGCCGGATCGGCATTTGCGGCAAATTCCAATTGACAAAATGCACTGGAGAGGGTTATTTTTGGATTAACACAACAGATCCACCAAGAGAATCAGGCACTTCGCTCGGCGTGGCAGCGCGCGGGGGCAGGGGCTTATTGTGTCACCGCCCGGCGATCAAGGCAGTCAGCAGCGGCGGAATTTGTTGCACCCTGACAACACATATTTCGTATCGGGAGGACGTTATGTCTCAAGCTCGATGTTGGCTCGTCGTCGCCATAGCAACTGCCATGGCGGCCGGCATATTCAGTGGATTTTCGCCGGGAGCGATGGCACTGCCCAATGTCATTGTCAACGCCAGCCCGCCGATGACCGAGCAGCACAACTCATCGGTAGCAGTGAGCGAGACAGTACCGGGGGTGGCGTACGCGGTCTGGACCGAGTTTCCACCGCCCGGATTCGGTACTTCCCTGATTGGTTATGCGCCGACGTTGACTGGCGGTGCGGCCTGGGCGCCGGCGGTGATCCCGGCGACGCCACCCTATCCATTTGAGTGGAATCCTTCGGTTTCGGCACATCCAGGGGGCGCGTTCTTTGCGGTGGCGGCGGCTTACGGTGCGGCACCGCCATGGGTGTCGCCGAACCAGATATTGATTCATCCCTCTGCAGGCGGGGGCGGACCGTTTGCGGCGGGGGTTCCGGTTTCACCGGTGAATGCGCCGGGCGGTAACTGGTTTGATTATCCGAATCTGGAGGTAGATGCGTTTCCGATGAATCCGCCAATGGCAGTCGGAACGATCCATACCGCCTGGGTCGAATACTTGAACGTGAATGGCATCGACGCCGACGGTAACGGCAATCCGTTCGACGATCCTGGCGGTGACGGCTACACCATCTGGTATTCCTACTCGCGAACAGCGGCGGGTCCAGCACCGATATACCCGGCGTTCAGCGTGCCCGTGGCCCTGATCGGTGGGCCGGTATCGGGCAACGGGATGGCAGCGCATCGGCCGTCGGTGGCGGTGATGGGGCCTCCCGGAAACGGTGTTATTCCTCCGGGCGGCGTTTATGTAGCCTGGACTGACGGTGTGACGGCGTTTATCACGGGCGCGCCGGGTTTGGGCGCGGCATTTGGGCCAGTGGCGGTCATCAGCCCGATTGTGCCGATTCCGCCCGTGATTGCACCGGGCGTGAGCGCGACGACAAACATCTCGATTGCGGTGGCACCTGCGGCCAGTCCCTGTCCCGGGACAGTCTTTGCAGTCTGGGCGGGTATTAACGCCGCAGACATCGACATCTGGTTCTCTTCCAGTCCGAACGGTCTGCCGGGAACCTGGCTGCCGCCAGTGCGGGTCAATCAGGACCCGGTCGGCAACGGCCGGGATCAATGGGCGCCGAAGATTACGGTCGATCCGGGCGGCAGAATCATGGTGACTTATTACGACCGGCGGAATGATCCGGCGAACGTCATGAAGCAGACTTGGATTTCTGTTTCGGCGAACTGCGGCGTGACGTGGACGGACTGCCTGCTGTCGAGTGTTCCGCCGCTGGTGCCGGCTTCAACATTCCCGCTGCCGCCCGCACCGATTACGATTGGTCATTATCTTGGCAGTGATTTCAACGCGATCAATCCGTTTCTGGCCACTTGGAATGATGAGCGGGTCACAGGCATAGATCAGGACATTTGGTCAGAGACAGTGCCGACTTGCTTCCCGGACACCGACGGGGATGGAATTCCGGATATTTCCGACAACTGCCCGACGATTCCGAACCCGGGCCAAGCCGATGGCGACGGCGACGGCGTGGGTGATGTCTGCGACAACTGCCCGACCACCCCGAACGTTGGTCAGACGGACGGCGACGGCGACGGCGTGGGTGATGTCTGCGACAATTGTCCGACCACCCCGAACGTTGGTCAGGCGGATGGCGACGGCGACGGCGTGGGTGATGTCTGCGACAACTGCCCGACCACCCCGAACGTTGGTCAGGCGGATGGCGACGGCGACGGCGTGGGTGATGTCTGCGACAACTGTCCGACCACCCCGAACGTCGGTCAAGCGGATGGCGACGGCGATGGAGTGGGTGATGTCTGCGACAATTGCCCGACCGTCCCGAACGTCGGTCAAGCGGACGGTGACAGCGATAGCGTGGGTGATGTCTGCGACAATTGCCCCGCCACCCCGAATCCCGGCCAAGGCGACGGCGATAGCGATGGCGTAGGCGACGTTTGCGACAACTGCCCGACGATTTCCAACACCTCGCAGACCGACGCCGACGCCGACTTGGTTGGAGATGCTTGCGACAATTGCCCGACCACCCCGAATCCGGGGCAAGCGAATGCGGATGGCGATCCGTTCGGGGATGCCTGCGACAATTGTCCGAGCGTCAGTAATCCCGGCCAGGCCGATGGCGATGGCGATGGGCGCGGGAACGCGTGCGACAACTGTCCGGCCAAGGTGAATCCGTTCCAGGAGGACGTTGACGGCGACGCTGTCGGTGACTCGTGCGACAACTGTCTGACGGTACCGAATCCGTCGCAGGCAGACAGCGATGCTGACGGCATTGGTGATGCGTGCGACAGCAGCAGTTGTGTCTGTATTCCGGGCGATGCCGACGGGAATGGGATGCACACGATCTCAGACGCCGTGTTCTTGATCAACTATATCTTCGCGGGTGGGCCGACGCCGTGTAACGGCGATGCCGATTGCAATTGCGCGGTGTCGATTTCGGATGCGGTGTACTTGATCAATTACATCTTTGCGGGGGGACCGGCGCCGTGCACATGTGCGGTGTATATCACGCTTTGTCCATAG
- the gcvT gene encoding glycine cleavage system aminomethyltransferase GcvT, protein MSLAKHTPFTACHEKHGAKMVEFAGFWMPIQYHSINQEHLRVRQSLGAFDLSHMGEFFVRGAGALEFIQKMTTNDASTLRMNQIQYSALCYPDGGIVDDLLVYRLPDEYMLVVNASNIDKDFAWLMEHKPAGVDLVNRSDEIGLLAIQGPKAQALAQKLTKFDFDTMGYYEAGRANFCGRDTLFSRTGYTGEDGFEIYCDPAIAKQLWDQAIDGGREFEIEPIGLGARDSLRLEMRYMLYGNDIDQHTNPIEAGLGWICKVEKGEFIGRDAIVKMKDGKPPRRLQSLVLKDKAIPRHGYPIFIGDKRVGTVTSGCFSPSIGQGIALGYIDREHGKVGEVVEIDIRGKRCAAEVVKGAFYRNGTHK, encoded by the coding sequence ATGAGCTTAGCCAAACACACACCGTTTACCGCATGTCACGAAAAACACGGCGCCAAGATGGTCGAATTTGCCGGTTTTTGGATGCCGATCCAATATCACTCGATCAATCAGGAGCATCTCAGGGTGCGCCAGAGCTTGGGAGCCTTTGATCTCTCCCACATGGGCGAGTTCTTTGTCCGCGGCGCCGGCGCGCTCGAGTTTATCCAAAAGATGACGACCAACGACGCCTCCACCCTGCGCATGAACCAGATCCAATACTCCGCGCTCTGCTATCCGGACGGCGGGATTGTTGACGATCTCTTGGTCTACCGCCTGCCGGATGAGTACATGCTCGTCGTCAATGCCTCCAACATCGACAAAGATTTCGCCTGGCTCATGGAACACAAGCCTGCCGGCGTCGATCTCGTAAACAGATCCGACGAAATCGGTCTGCTGGCGATTCAGGGCCCGAAAGCTCAGGCGCTGGCGCAAAAATTGACGAAATTCGACTTCGATACCATGGGCTACTACGAGGCCGGACGCGCCAACTTCTGCGGCCGCGACACCCTCTTCAGCCGTACCGGCTATACCGGCGAAGATGGCTTCGAGATCTACTGCGACCCAGCAATCGCCAAACAGCTTTGGGATCAGGCGATTGACGGCGGCCGTGAATTCGAAATCGAGCCGATCGGCCTCGGCGCCCGCGACAGCCTCCGTCTCGAAATGCGTTACATGCTCTACGGTAACGACATCGACCAACATACTAACCCGATTGAAGCCGGACTCGGCTGGATCTGCAAAGTCGAAAAAGGTGAGTTCATCGGACGGGATGCGATTGTAAAAATGAAGGACGGCAAACCGCCGCGCCGCCTGCAGTCTTTGGTGCTCAAAGACAAGGCCATTCCGCGCCACGGCTACCCGATCTTCATCGGTGATAAGCGGGTAGGCACGGTTACTTCGGGCTGCTTCAGCCCCTCGATTGGACAGGGAATTGCGCTGGGTTACATCGACCGCGAGCACGGCAAGGTCGGCGAGGTCGTCGAAATCGACATTCGTGGCAAACGCTGTGCCGCTGAGGTGGTCAAAGGCGCCTTTTACCGGAACGGAACACACAAATAG
- a CDS encoding DUF192 domain-containing protein, with amino-acid sequence MAEPKKNPKRKAKSKKPEKATGTGLKYVIYLVIAVVAVVAAITLVRDSSKPAANSSTGGASTDNMLIRLEFQREAILSFFDPGGQMVATIDAELAENDDERARGLMFRDQMEMNQGMLFIFPYEIIQSFWMKNTILPLDMIFVNASREIVTIHKNTTPYAETSYRSSAPAKYVVEVNAGYTDRYGIREGYRINWVRAD; translated from the coding sequence ATGGCCGAACCAAAAAAGAACCCGAAGCGGAAAGCCAAGTCAAAAAAACCGGAAAAAGCCACCGGCACCGGCCTGAAGTATGTCATTTACCTCGTGATCGCGGTTGTGGCCGTCGTTGCCGCCATCACCTTGGTTCGCGATTCCAGCAAGCCTGCGGCCAACTCCTCGACCGGCGGTGCTTCAACGGACAACATGCTGATCCGCCTCGAATTCCAGCGCGAAGCTATCCTCAGCTTCTTCGATCCCGGCGGCCAAATGGTCGCCACCATCGATGCTGAATTGGCCGAAAACGACGACGAACGCGCCCGCGGCCTGATGTTTCGCGATCAGATGGAGATGAATCAGGGGATGCTCTTCATCTTTCCGTATGAGATCATCCAGTCATTCTGGATGAAAAACACGATCCTCCCCCTCGACATGATCTTCGTCAACGCCAGCCGCGAAATCGTCACCATCCACAAGAACACTACCCCTTATGCCGAAACCAGCTACCGCTCGTCTGCGCCCGCCAAGTACGTCGTCGAAGTCAACGCCGGCTACACCGATCGCTATGGCATCCGGGAAGGCTACCGCATCAATTGGGTGCGCGCCGACTAA
- a CDS encoding TerC family protein: MAALFPFNEYWWLYLAFSGFVLLLLALDLGVFHRKAHAVSNKEAATWSVIWIALALIFNFALYKYAAWTFADNPRLLAIPGFDAEQAARAVGLEFLTGFIVEKSLAVDNIFVFVLVFNYLAIPLTYQHRVLFYGIIGALIFRAIFIAMGSVLLQYHIVVYIFGAFLILTGIKMMFTPDKGIEPEKNPLVRLLRKFFPVTPTIEGERFFLKRDGRWYVTPLMIALVLVEFSDIIFAVDSVPAIFAITKEPLIVFTSNVFAILGLRALYFLLANIVSRFHLLKYGLALVLIFVGLKMVWLNNAFDGKFPITWSLGIICAIIAAAVILSWKIPKKTA; encoded by the coding sequence ATGGCGGCACTGTTTCCCTTCAATGAGTACTGGTGGCTGTACTTAGCGTTTTCCGGATTCGTGCTGTTGTTGTTGGCGCTCGATTTGGGGGTTTTTCACCGCAAAGCGCACGCCGTTTCCAACAAGGAGGCGGCGACGTGGAGCGTAATCTGGATTGCGTTGGCACTAATCTTCAACTTCGCGCTGTACAAGTACGCGGCCTGGACATTCGCGGACAACCCGCGGCTGCTGGCGATTCCCGGCTTCGACGCCGAGCAAGCGGCGCGAGCGGTCGGGCTGGAGTTTTTGACGGGATTCATCGTCGAGAAGTCGCTGGCCGTGGATAATATCTTCGTGTTCGTGCTAGTGTTCAATTACCTGGCCATACCGCTGACCTACCAGCACCGGGTGCTGTTCTACGGCATAATCGGGGCGCTGATCTTCCGCGCGATCTTCATCGCGATGGGGTCGGTGCTGCTGCAGTATCACATTGTCGTCTACATCTTTGGCGCCTTCCTGATCCTCACCGGCATTAAGATGATGTTTACGCCGGACAAAGGGATCGAGCCGGAAAAGAATCCACTGGTGCGGCTCTTGCGGAAGTTCTTCCCGGTAACACCGACGATTGAGGGGGAGAGATTTTTCTTGAAGCGAGACGGCCGGTGGTATGTGACGCCGTTGATGATCGCGCTGGTGCTGGTGGAGTTTTCCGACATCATCTTCGCGGTCGATTCGGTACCGGCGATCTTTGCGATCACGAAGGAGCCGCTGATTGTCTTCACCTCGAACGTCTTCGCGATTCTCGGATTGCGCGCGCTGTACTTTCTGCTCGCCAACATCGTCAGTCGTTTCCATCTGCTCAAGTACGGGCTGGCCCTGGTGCTGATTTTTGTCGGGTTGAAGATGGTGTGGCTGAACAATGCCTTCGACGGGAAATTCCCGATCACGTGGTCGCTGGGGATCATCTGCGCGATTATCGCGGCGGCGGTGATATTATCGTGGAAGATTCCGAAGAAGACGGCTTAG